GGTTGAGTTGTTTTTGTTGCTGTGCACCTTCAGCTGCGTACTCCAGTAGAATTGCTTATGGAGTCGAGAAGAACTCTCATCCGCTGTAGTATCGGTCGCCGTAGTCACCCAGACCAGGGATGATGTAAGACTTTTCGTCCAACCTCTCATCCACCCAAGCCGAGATCACTTTGACCTGTGGGAATTTTGAGTACATGTTGTTCAGACCCTCGGGGCTTGCAATGAGATTCAGAAAGAGGATGCGCTCCGCCTTTACGCCGTTCTCGATCAGAACTTCGATAGCCTTGATGGCGCTTCCACCAGTGGCAAGCATGGGATCCAGTAGCAATACCCATCGTTCCGCAATGTCTTCCGGCAGCTTGGCATAGAACAGCTTGGGCTTGGCCGTCTCCTCGTCTCGTTGAATCAGAATCTTGCCGATTCGTACGCTGCGGCAGCACTCGCGTAGGCCCGCTTCCATTGCCTCGCCAGCGCGAAGAATCGAGACTCCGCAAATTCGACCTTGGAACGAGACGCCCGAGTATTCGAATCCGGTCGGCGTCATGACTGTCTGCGGTAGCGTAGGCAGGTGGTTGAGACCTTCTTCGACCAAAAGTCGGATGATGCGGTCCGAATAAAAGATGAAGTCGGAGCGAGGTGTCGAGGCGTCGCGTATGATGGTCAGCAGCGCATCCAGCTGCGCCGTCTGTGGAAGTCGAGATGCATTTGGAGGCAACGTCGGCCCCTGTagcgcagcggcagcgcCGTTCTGCTGTAGTGCCGACGATGCCATATCTGTATACTTGCGTGGGACGAAAGGCGATGCTGTAGACTCGACGTCGGCGTGCCTGTTGAATTTACTACAACTCGTTACGTGTGTATAGTTTGCGCAAGCTCCAGTTCGTGATGTGGAACATCGACGATAGTGGTGGGACGACGCGAGGGTAAGCTCAATATGACGGGACGGAAGATGAAAGAACGCAACTTGTGTAATGAATGCGAGTTT
This Mycosarcoma maydis chromosome 11, whole genome shotgun sequence DNA region includes the following protein-coding sequences:
- a CDS encoding putative uracil phosphoribosyltransferase, which produces MASSALQQNGAAAALQGPTLPPNASRLPQTAQLDALLTIIRDASTPRSDFIFYSDRIIRLLVEEGLNHLPTLPQTVMTPTGFEYSGVSFQGRICGVSILRAGEAMEAGLRECCRSVRIGKILIQRDEETAKPKLFYAKLPEDIAERWVLLLDPMLATGGSAIKAIEVLIENGVKAERILFLNLIASPEGLNNMYSKFPQVKVISAWVDERLDEKSYIIPGLGDYGDRYYSG